The segment TGACCCGAGCATAGATATTGATAGTTCGAGATCGGTCTTCTAATTCCAGCTGGCTCCAACTATCCAAGTCGGCGCCGGTGGCAACCCCGCCTTGCCAAGATAAGCCCAGCTCTTTGGCCACAGCTACGGCGGTACTCCGGTGATCCCCGGTAATCATTATAGTACGTATCCCGGCTCGCTGACAACGAGCAATGGCTTCTTTCACTCCCGGTCGGGGCGGATCATTCAATCCTACCAGCCCGACCAGGGTCAATTCCTTTTCCAATTCCGGGCTTGGGCGCCCACTAAAACCAGGCAGATCCCGATAAGCAACAGCCAGTACTCGGAGCGCCCGGGAAGCCATATTCTCGTTTTCTGTGAGCCATCTTTCCTTGACTTCAGCCCGCAAGGGCTGAACGCTTTTGGGGCCATTATAGACTGAGCAGCAACGATCCAACACGATATCAGGCGCCCCTTTAACCACTAACCGGATACCGCCGTCAAAGCGGTGCAGCGTGCTCATGCGCTTACGTTCAGAATCAAACGGTACTTCCCCTAGGCGGGGGTAAGTTTGCTCCAAAAACCCGCGCACCAAGCCCGCCTCCGCTGCCTTCACCGCCAACGCCGCCTCAGTCGGGTCACCTTCGGCTGTCCAAATTCTATCCTCTGAGCCCCGGCGACGTCGCCATAGATCTAGAACTTCAATGTCTCGTCGTTTGAGGGAAGCATCGTTACACAAAGCGGCTAGAGTTAGCAGCAAACGGTGATCTTGAGCCCGGATTTCACGCACTGTCATCTTGTTTTCGGTTATGGTGCCGGTCTTATCGGCGCATATTACCGACGCACAGCCCAAAGTCTCCACTGCCGGCAAAACACGGATTATGGCTTGTCGCTTAGCCATACGTTGTACGCCTACCGCCAGAGACAGAGTAACCACTGCCGGCAGTCCTTCCGGAATAGCGGCCACGGCCAGACTGATCCCAGCCATGATAAGCTCCAAAGCGGATCCTCCACGCTTCAGTCCCAAGGCGACCACGGCGGCACACACGGCCAAACAGGCGCCCACCAGTACTTGCCCCAGATGGTGTAACCGTCGCTGCAATGGAGTTTGCTCCTCTTTGCGCCGACCTAAAAGACGCGCTATTTGGCCGGTTTCTGTTTTTACACCGGTAGCCACCACTATGGCTTCGGCTTTTCCCCGAGTAGCCAAAGATCCAGCAAATACCATGTTGCGGCGTTCAGCCAGCCCAGTCTCTACAGGCAAAACAGATACGTTCTTACTAACCGGTGTCGATTCTCCGGTAAGCGACGACTCGTCACATTGCAGACCCCAACACTTCACCAGGCGGGCATCGGCAGGAACTCTGTCCCCGGCAGTTAGAATCACTAGATCGCCGGGTACCACCTCTGC is part of the Bacillota bacterium genome and harbors:
- a CDS encoding calcium-translocating P-type ATPase, PMCA-type, translating into MQPWHALSLNELLTALRTNATTGLDPVQAKARLFDFGPNTVPTQGPKTAFEVLQDQFHDFMVRVLLVAAILSALLTEWSDALAIVAIVILNALLGFVQEYRTERSLAALNQLSTPKARVRRGVLAAERPAAEVVPGDLVILTAGDRVPADARLVKCWGLQCDESSLTGESTPVSKNVSVLPVETGLAERRNMVFAGSLATRGKAEAIVVATGVKTETGQIARLLGRRKEEQTPLQRRLHHLGQVLVGACLAVCAAVVALGLKRGGSALELIMAGISLAVAAIPEGLPAVVTLSLAVGVQRMAKRQAIIRVLPAVETLGCASVICADKTGTITENKMTVREIRAQDHRLLLTLAALCNDASLKRRDIEVLDLWRRRRGSEDRIWTAEGDPTEAALAVKAAEAGLVRGFLEQTYPRLGEVPFDSERKRMSTLHRFDGGIRLVVKGAPDIVLDRCCSVYNGPKSVQPLRAEVKERWLTENENMASRALRVLAVAYRDLPGFSGRPSPELEKELTLVGLVGLNDPPRPGVKEAIARCQRAGIRTIMITGDHRSTAVAVAKELGLSWQGGVATGADLDSWSQLELEDRSRTINIYARVSPRHKFRIVRALKRRGEVVAMTGDGINDAPAMKEADIGIAMGCTGTDVARETAAMVIEDDNFTTIVAAVEEGRAIYDNIRKFIRYLLSSNTGEVVTMFVAALLGLPLPLLPIQILWVNLLTDGLPALALGFEPPAQDIMERRPRKKNESVFSRGLARKIIGRGLIMGLLTVAVFILGLTSGDLALARTLAFTVLVMQQLFHVLECRSESRSVFEVGLLGNPYLLLAAAVSFGLQLAVLYHPVLRQVFATVPLTVEEWGLVVLVAGLGLLGQGLVWAFRWTERRPLDIMGNNT